AGCCGATTCAGAACGATACCGAGCTTTTCGACAAAGATGCATTGTATGAGCCGGGCTACACTCAGTTGGCATACATCAGAGTGAAGAACAACGGTGATATACCATTTGAGTGGAAAACCGCTATAAGCGTATACAGCTATATTCCCGGAATAAATGTTTTCGGAACAAGCTTCAATTTACAGGACCATTTGAAATTCGGATTGGCAATTGCGGACACTGAGACCCGGATGGATGCACTTGTTGCCACACGAACTCTTGCCTCGCAGCTTGCAACCGAGCCTCTCAACAACTACTCCACTGCCGCGGCATACCTTGCCCCGGGCGGTGAGGCGTATATAGCACTGGTAGTCAGAATGCCGGAAGAGGTCACCAATATCGCAAATTACAGACCTCCCCATCAACCCAAGGTTTATCTCGGAGCAATCGTTTCAGCTACACAACAACATGATTAACAAAGAAGGAGGGTGTGATAGTGAACGAGATTTATAAAAATGTATCCGACAATAAAGAAAACGACAATATTCATGTACGCGAGAAGAAGTTTCTGACACGGTTCACACTGTCTGTTGTTGTTATTCTGATTAGTCTGTTTTTAATGACATTCAGCGCCTATGCGCTGTTCTCATCCGTTATTTCCAGCGACACCATGACAATCTCAAGCGCTTCCTTTGATATTCAAACTACCGTCACCACAGTTAATGAAACCGACGAAATTGTTGAAATCCCGCTTGATTCAAGCATCGGTAACCATACCGTTGCCGTATTGCAGCCAAATGTAGAGTATACTATTGAATTTAAAAGTGTGGGAGATACAGCGACAGGATTTGCCGTTATTTCCGCCCACAAGGATGAAATGATAGGCGGTGTAGACCCTTATAAGGTTTATCACACCGTACAATTTGAAAATCCGGAGCTTAATGTTGAAAATACCATTACTTTTAAAGCTGCCGCATCATCCAGAACCGTACTTGATATAACCGGCAACTGGGGCACTTCTGTATATTACAACGCTTTTCTGACCGAGGATGAAGCAGAATTATATATTTCTGCCAATGACGGGTATGTAAAGATAGTTTACCCCGGAGAAACACTTTTCCCCGAAGAGGAAGAGGAAGAGGAAGAAGAACAGCAAGAACAAGAAGAACAGCAAGAACAAGAAGAGCAAGAAGAGCAAGAAGAGCAAGAAGAACAGCAAGATCAGGAAAATCTTGACGAGAATCCCGAAGAAACACCGGATAACGAAAATGCTCAGGACACTCCGGATGATTCGCATGAGCAATCGGGTGATGATTCGGATGATAATTCCGAGCCTGTTTCGGACGAGCAATCGGGCGATAACTCGGATGATAATGCCGAACCCGATTCAAATGAGAAATCGGGCGACAACTCGGATGATAATGCCGAACCCAGTTCGGATGAACAATCGGGTGATGATTCGGATGATAATGCCGAACCCAGTTCGGATGAACAATCGGGCGATAATTCAGATGATAATTCCGAGCCTGTTTCAAATGAACAATCGGGCGATAACTCGGATGATAATTCCGAGCCTGTTTCAAATGAACAATCGGGCGATAACTCGGATGATAATTCCGAGCCTGTTTCGGATGCACAATCGGGTGATAATTCGAATGATAATGCCGAACCCAGTTCGGATGAACAATCGGGCGATAACTCGGATGATAATTCCGAGCCTGTTTCNNNNNNNNNNATAACTCGGATGATAATTCCGAGCCTGTTTCGGATGCACAATCGGGTGATAATTCGAATGATAATGCCGAACCCAGTTCGGATGAACAATCGGGCGATAACTCGGATGATAATTCCGAGCCTGTTTCGGATGCACAATCGGGTGATAATTCGAATGATAATGCCGAACCCAGTTCGGATGAACAATCGGGCGATAACTCGGATGATAATTCCGAGCCTGTTTCAAATGAACAATCAGGTGATAATTCAGATGATAATTCCGAGCCTGATTCGGATGCACAGTCGGGCGATGACACCCACTCCCGAACAGAATCAGGCAGTCAATCAACCAACGATACACAGCAAACCTCTTCCGAACAGTCAAGCAATACTGTTTCGGATAAGATAATAGTTAAGCCGTCGGGTGGCGGTATTACGCTCAAACCTTCAGAGGACAACAACTCATCATCGAGTGACAGTTCATCATCGGGTGACAGTTCGTCCTCGAGCGACAGTTCATCATCGGGTGACAGTTCATCATCGGGTGACAGTTCATCATCGGGTGACAGTTCATCGTCGGGTGACAGTTCGTCCTCAGGTGACAGCTCATCCTCGGGCGACAGTTCGTCGGAATAAAATATCTATGCATTAAGAAAAGCCTTTCCCGAGCGCGGTGATTTAAAAATTTCTGCGCTTAACGAAAGGCTTTTTCTGAAATAAAGGGGTTTTATGAAAAAAACACTTATTATCCTGCTGATAATCTTTATCATTATATTCATAGCTTCACTTATACTTATAGGATTGAATATCAAAAGCCGCAACAATGACATTATTGCTTTTGAAAAGTTATCGCATCTTGTGAAAGCTCCTTTGCCCAAGGTCACACTTGAAAACGGTTATGAACCGTCGGCAGACACCAATCAGCCGAATAATACCGCTTCAAGCGCTTCAAACACAGATAACACACAACAAACTGACAAATTAAATCTCCAGCCATTATTCGATATGAACAAGGACTGTGCAGGCTGGATAACCGTTCCGGGTACAAAAATAGACTACCCCGTCATGCACACACCGGATGAGCCAAATAAATACTTTCGCAGAAATTTCAGCGGAAAGTACAGTGTATCGGGCGTTCCGTACATTTTTGAGACCTGCACCGAAAGCAGTACAAATCTTATAATATTCGGTCACAACATGCTCAACGGAACCATGTTTGCAGGGCTTTTGAACTACCAAAACAAGAGTTTCTTTGATTTAAACCGCTGTATTGAATACCAAACGGCAAACGGGTCGGTCATATACGAGATATTCTGCGTTGCGGTAATTGACGACACCGACAGCTGGTACGCCTTTACTCAAGCACGTGACGAAAGAGAGTTTGACAAAAGAATATCCGATATCAAAAGCCGTTCGATACACTTCTCCAATAATCCCCCCGCCTTCGGCGACAGACTTATAACCCTTTCCACCTGCTACAACCGGACCGGTCCTAAAAGGCTTATTGTTATTGCAAAGTCCGGTGAATAAAATCAGGGCTGCTTCATTAAACGACTTATCTGCTTAAATATTAAATATGCAGGGGCGATGCCTTCATCTGACCGAAATCGGGCTGATGCGGGCATCAGCCCCTGCAATTTGTAATTTATATGCATTGTTTTGTTTAATGAGACAGTCCGTTTTTATTCGTTTTTGAAAAAGTAAACATCGGGTACTTTTATGTAAAAACCAACAGACGTTTTTCATCGGGTGCTATGTTATAATATATACATACAATGAGTATTGTTGAAGAATCTGAAAACATACGAAAGGATGTATATAAAATGCTGAAAAACAAGTTTTCAAAAGCGGGAATGTTTTTGCTCACAGTGGTGATTATATCTGTTATGTTTACACTGTATGCCGCCGCACAGATACAAATTGACAAGGTGGGCTTCAGATTTGACAATCCCGCCGCTGTCAACGAGGTAAGCGATTCCTCTGCCAACACACTGTATATAGCCTACGATTCGGCGCACAACGCAATGCGGTGCAATGTGCCCGAAAAGCCTGTTAAAAAGGCTCACGACAATCAGATTATAATAAAGGACAAGGCTCTGGAGCTTATTGATTACCCGTATATAGCAGTAATTTATCAGGTACCCGAGTATGACATATACGGCAAAAAAATAAACTGCTACTCTTCTGATATGTATGTTAACATAAACCAGGGTAAAACAGACCATCCGCAGAGTGCGGGAAATCTGACAACAAAGTTTGACGAATCGGACAACAGTATTAAGATAGGCTGGTTCAAATGGAATGACCCGCAAAACGACACATCCGCCAACAAAGGCAAGGTGTCCAGCATACGCATGGATTTTCCAAACGGTGTATACCACACCGAAAATGCAGAGCTGTATATTTACGAGGTCTCCTTTTTCAAAAGTGAAAGCGACATAAATGCATACTTTGAAAGCGTTAAAAGCACACTTTCAACCGGCGGAACCACAGCTTATGACAACTGGAGCTTTGAATTTGGCGCAACAGATGAACAAGGAACCGTCTATACAGCGGAAAAAGGCACACAAAGTATCACCGCAGGCGGCAAGACCTACACCCAAAAAACCTTTACAATAACCGTACCCTCAACCGTAAAGCCGGAGGATTTATATCTCGGCTGGGTATTTACAAAGGACAGCGACTACACCGTAAATGTTACCGAGCAGGTGTACATAAACGGTTATTCCCGCGATCTGAGGGGTGCTTCCGGCTCGGACTATAACTCTTTTCTGACCAACGGCTCCCGTCTGGGAGATGCGGTAAAGCTTACCGAGGCGGCGGCAAAAAACCTGAACGACACCGTACCCGATTACGTAAAAACAGACTACGCAGATTACAGATTCAACTGTAATGAATTTGACCTCACCCTTTATGCACGTGAATATGTTCACGAGGTATACAAGGTGAAGATAATACAAAAAAACGTTCCTACCTATGAACATGTGCTTAAAAACAGCAAATACACCATAAACGGCGGCGCATGGTCCTCCGACTACTCATCCTACGGCGCTGACCATCTTCAGGGTATCACCTGCGATGACGAGGGCAGATACATGTACATGTCCTTTACCAATCTTCTTGTAAAAATTGATATGCACACCAACCGCGTGGTAGGTACGGTAAAGGGTTTAAAACCCGGAAGTCTTACTCAGGGTGCGCATCTGGGCTGTCTTGCATACCATGACGGCAAAGTTTACGGTTCGTTGGGCTACACCAAGGAAAAACAGTGGTATATAGCCGTTTTCGACTGCGACAAGATAAACGGCGAGGTGAATTACACCGACGAGGGTGTAATGTATGCTCTTTATCTCCCACAGGCGCGCCGCGACATACTCAATACGCTGGAAGCGGGAGAAGCCACCTTTGCCACCACATCCATGGGGCACCGATACGGAGCAAGCTCCATTGACGGCATAACCTTCGGCACTCTGCCCGGCAAGGGCTATGACAGCGACGGCGACGGTGATACGGATATCCCCGACAACAGTACGTACATGTTCGTAAGCTTCGGACCTTACGGCAACGCAAAGCGCTATGACAACGAAAATATGGTGCTTATGGTGTTCGACACCAAAGATATAACAGAAAACAATCTTTTGCCATTTAACGAAACACGCCTTATTACAGACACCGAGGAGCAGGGATATTTCTACAAGCACAAATTGTTCTGCTACACCGGAAATCAAACCTACGGAATACAGTGTCTTGAATTTGACAAGGACACAGGCGACATATGGATGGAATGCTACCCGCGCCCTGAGGGTACGGAATTTCCGTCAGGTAACCGTTATGTTATTGACGGCTCGGTTCCCTTATTCATGGATGAGGTGGAAGTGGGTCAAAGCGTCACGGCAGATTCTGACGGCTTTATCACAAAATCGGCGGCTCATGCTACCGCCGATGTTTACACCGACTATGAAGACGGCGACGGCGACGGCAACACTGGCGAGCGGGAGCAGGGCTGGCACATGAGTCTCAAATGCATCTGCTCAAATGGCAGTATGTCGCGCCACAACTCCAAAATCTACGGTGCAACAGGTCATGAATGTAAGATATGCATGGGAAATAATCCATTTGATGTGGGTATGATTTCACTGGGCAA
The nucleotide sequence above comes from Oscillospiraceae bacterium. Encoded proteins:
- a CDS encoding class B sortase, producing MKKTLIILLIIFIIIFIASLILIGLNIKSRNNDIIAFEKLSHLVKAPLPKVTLENGYEPSADTNQPNNTASSASNTDNTQQTDKLNLQPLFDMNKDCAGWITVPGTKIDYPVMHTPDEPNKYFRRNFSGKYSVSGVPYIFETCTESSTNLIIFGHNMLNGTMFAGLLNYQNKSFFDLNRCIEYQTANGSVIYEIFCVAVIDDTDSWYAFTQARDEREFDKRISDIKSRSIHFSNNPPAFGDRLITLSTCYNRTGPKRLIVIAKSGE